The DNA segment AGCCCTTTATGTTGTGTGTCAGTATTTCATGCCAAGTCAGTTACATAACCTCAGTCAATGAAAGGGGGACCGAGAAGGACTTCTGAGTGCTGGAGCTGTGGTCAATCCACACATGTTTATAGGCAGCATGTTTTCCATCATGGCTTTGGCATGTGCTGAGCACCACTCCCCAAAGCAGCACACTGGCAGGTTTCAAGGAATAGTGTGCACCAAGGGCTGCTTCCAAAAGGTGGAAGAGTTGTATAAGATTTGAATCCCTTCCAGATATGCAAACTTCTAATGCTATTTCAGCATGGTTTGCACATTTGAGCAACCCTAATTTCTTCTATTCCTTACCTCAGCATTAAACAAATCTGCTGTGATGTGATATAGCACAGCAAACATTCAGACACTTTGAACTAAAAGTTatgtagaaaagaaagaacatgtGTGTTAGGGCCATGGGATAGGGCCAGGCTACATGATGTGGATGTGGCTCTCCTGAGACGCTGATACCTGACTCAAAGGGTTTACCCTGTTTTGCATGGTAGCATAGAAGTATCTTCTGAGGTACAGGATGTGCTACCATAGTGATTTCCTGGCATCTATACCAGTATACTGCAAATTTCCCTATCCTGTCTGTGCAAAGTAGAGATGGGAACATGTTACAATTCTTCAGAATACTGGGGTTTGCCTTAACTCTTGAGTTACTAAAGCATGACTTTTAGGaagtttttaaagaaagataaTAAGTGAAAACTagaaatttaatataaataaagaacaattaaatatatatgtgcTGTTAAAACATGTGTTTATGTCACCTGATACTAAGGGTGGGACAGATTCTTTTGGGAATCCTTGGCAGAATAATGATGGCACTAAGTTGTAGTTACAGTTaatgttttgggggttttttaacagGATTTTATGATTAGCACAGAATTTCTACAAGCATAATTGTGTAGGAAAATTCTGTGAGTGGTGTAGCACTGTATTTGATAGTACAGCTTAGCCTGTAGTTTTTAGTTACCTGGACCCTCTGCAGATCATGTCAACTCTTAATACTTGGCTTTGCTGTATTGATAGAACAATCACAACCTAGACTTGAAAACCACCTAAAAGCATATGGGTCATCCAGTCAGGCTTCAAAGGAAGCAGAGGACAGTTCCAGTGGTGGATCATGAGTCTCATTGTCCAGCAGCAGTTGCAGCCCAAGTTTGCACTTAGGATTTGTAACTTGTTGATTTTGTAGGCAAGGCTTTTGAACCTCCCTGTTCTGTGAAGGGGTCAGCACCATTTGGCAGAGTGCCTGGGACCTTCAAGGCCATTCAGGAGTGGATGGGTTGGCCTGGTGCCCAGAAACCTTGAGGatggaagggaggggaagaagaaCTCTGTTTGTTTTGTCTACTTTGTGTGCAGGACTTTTAGGACCTGATAATGAAGGGGAAAGGGCCTAACATGCGATGAGCTGAATCACACAGGATGGCTGTTTGCTTTATAAAATGGCATTAGTTATGCTAACCCTGTTGCCAGAGATTGGGAGCAGAGAGTGTTGATCACAGTCTCAACCTAAGTGGCAAAGTTACTGTTTCTGCTCGTGCAATACTGATGACattaaaaaatttcatttttgctgCTGACTTAGAAACAGGTTGTGTTACTTATCTATGTGTAATGTCTTTATACATGACATAAAAGAAGCACTGTGTGCAAATGTGCTTATTGTAATCTGTCCCTACTGAGATAAAGAGAATAGGACTTCTTCTTGCTCAGAATatagaagcagaaaacaaaatatatgtTGATATATTCTTGTCTTTTCTTTAGATATTTCTTACAGTATCTGCTACTTTGAATGCCAGTATATTCACTGAAGAGCAAAGGAATAAAGTTACCATTATGTATCCAAACttaaggagagaaagaaatcctGACAATGATGTCTCTGAGAAATTGACAGGAGATTTTACAGATATTGAAAAAGCTTATCACTACTTCAAGGATATCCTTGCAGGCAATGACCCAAACCATGATTTTACACTTTCTGAAACTCAGAATGGTTTGAAAGATGAAAATGGTCTGAATAGTGAAGAAATGAATGAGCTTACAGTTTCGACAGGTCTCTATGAGTATTTTAGTCATACTcgcaaaaaagaaattaaaaacctaCATGAACGTTTTGGAATGTGTTTAAGAAGTAAAGATAATGATAATGAAACCACATCAATATACCTAACTTCTGAGAAAAGTCCTGCATCGTTAAAAGCAGCTAGTGATTTTTTTATCAATACTTTCCAGAAAAGTGTAGAAGAtctgacacaggaaaaaattcccATAACAAACAGTTACACATTAGAGGAGACAATAATGAAGTTAAATGAAAAGTTTAGTAATCTTCTTGCTAAAGAAGAAGGAAACCAGTTCCTTCTCCGTGGTCCAATGAGAGAGATCTTAGCTGCCAAGAAATTTCTAGCAGAGGAAGGTAAGAACAGTCAAGCtgaaaagaatatgaaaatatcTGTATCGTGCAAATACAGGGATGGAATAACAATTGATGCTTCTGTGTTTAAATTGCTGGAAACCATGTTAAGGAAAGAATTGGAAAACATTGAAGACAAATTTGATACaagaatagaaataaaagaCCATTCATATGACCGGATGTTGATACTATTTAGGCCTAAGATGCAAATTTCTGATATGTCGTCACATGCTACTGAAAGTTTCATCAATGCATTTCAAAGTGCCTCTGCAATATTAGGAGAAAAAGTCATCTGCCTAAAGCATCTTTCAGAAGATCAGAAGAAAACTTTAAATATGCTACTTAATGCAAAACAATTGGAAGGTCTTCAtgtaaaaatgaagaagaagGATGACAAGTTAATCCTAATAGGTTTACCACAGCATTTTTATGCTGCTGAAAAGCACATTACAAACCTTCTTAGCGCTGAGGACTCaacacaa comes from the Pithys albifrons albifrons isolate INPA30051 chromosome 8, PitAlb_v1, whole genome shotgun sequence genome and includes:
- the DTX3L gene encoding E3 ubiquitin-protein ligase DTX3L; translated protein: MAAASLLVLLSPAPDGGEKVLRKLQAYFQSGKRSGGGECNVRAGPQPGTFWVDFREERDKKRVESRTDHILEMGTRQLKIIIQPGEGDRSHSQVAAQASASYSIPARPALPQHEQWAASGHGDTAKDVLTKKIFLTVSATLNASIFTEEQRNKVTIMYPNLRRERNPDNDVSEKLTGDFTDIEKAYHYFKDILAGNDPNHDFTLSETQNGLKDENGLNSEEMNELTVSTGLYEYFSHTRKKEIKNLHERFGMCLRSKDNDNETTSIYLTSEKSPASLKAASDFFINTFQKSVEDLTQEKIPITNSYTLEETIMKLNEKFSNLLAKEEGNQFLLRGPMREILAAKKFLAEEGKNSQAEKNMKISVSCKYRDGITIDASVFKLLETMLRKELENIEDKFDTRIEIKDHSYDRMLILFRPKMQISDMSSHATESFINAFQSASAILGEKVICLKHLSEDQKKTLNMLLNAKQLEGLHVKMKKKDDKLILIGLPQHFYAAEKHITNLLSAEDSTQSKNKAPLSSDLSSQEPTGAFKKKPSFREKNKVTSEGQAKARTEEKDDDCPICMERINNKKILEKCKHAFCESCISQAMAFKQACPVCNIIYGPMKGDQPEGTMKTRNSPVSLPGYDCGTIEISYDMKGGIQTSSHPNPGQYYRPTFRTAYLPDNAEGREILELLKRAFNQKLIFTVGQSRTTGEQNVITWNDIHHKTNITGGPTNFGYPDPDYLQRVRSELKAKGIE